In Alkalispirochaeta americana, the genomic stretch CGGCTGGACGATTGTAGCATTCGCCGTGGTTGTGTTTCTGAGCTGGTTCATGAGCGTACGCTTTACAAACTTGCCCCACGCGGCGGTTGTCATATGGGCGCTTATCGGTATCGCCGTCGAGCAGTCTCACGTGGAGCCTGTGGCGCTCGGAGCAATTGTAGCCGCGGTTCTAGTGGCGCTGGGGTTTCTTGGCGTGCTGGGGCTTAAGCGGCCGTGCGGACCGTTCGTAGTGTAATGTCTTCGGAAAGCGGCGGCCGGTGGAGTCGGTTCTGATTTGAATCGCAACCGTAACAGCAGCATTAGCGGGGACGGCAAAAGCCGACGCTCATACGTGGCTCTGCTTTTGCCGCCGGTTACTCTGAGCGTTATTTCCCCTTGCACAGAGAATACGCCGCTATCGGCTCCGAGGGAGTCGACTGACTCCGCCCAACCTTTTTCCTGCGCTTATTCCGAGAGCCGCTTAGCCTTCGGTGCCTACGTATCGGAGCAGTCTCCTCAAATCAGAACGTTTTGTGGACCGAAAACAGTAACGGCACCTGTCTATTCGGGATCAATAAGCTCCATCTTCACGTCTTGCACGCGTATCTTTCCTTTATTGGCAAGCCTGGTGAGAAAGAAAAATAGGCTATTGAGGCTCACGCCCACTTTGTCGGCCAATTCGTTCACATCAACGTTGTCTTCGTCTGCCAAGTGTCCGATAATCTGCTTTTCCACATCCAGAGACCAATCTTCGAAGAGAGCTCTTATCTCCGGCGTTGCATACATGGAGTTGTCCATCACTTCCTTACACATGCCCATGCCCTTGTGCATCATGTCTTGCATCATATTCGGCCCCATCCCGGCGCCTCCTTTCGGTTCATTCATCCAGGTCATACAAATCTCCTTCACCTTTCAAAGATTGTCTTTGTCTGTCGCCGATCGAAAGATCCATTCGTTCCTCCGGCGCATCTTGTTTCTACAAAGCGATAGTCTCAGAGTTCGGTTTTCAAATCTCGAATCTTCTTCTCCAAATCCTCGAAGGAAACACCTTGGTACTGACGCTTCATCTCGTTCAACTCCTCTTCTAAATCGCGTACGCGGCGGACCTTGGTGCGACGATCGTATCCGTCGAGCCCATAGATTTCACGATCGGGATGTCCGCATCTGTAAAACGAAAAGCTCCGCCGATGAAGCAGAAAAACCGATAAGAAAACCATAAGAAAAGTCAGGGGAACAACCCATCCATAATTATGAAACCATGCCATCACAAAACCTCCTGTTGAAGCCAAAGTTGCCGGTGAGACTTAATCAAGCCCACTGCTACACGAAACTAACATGCTGTTGCTTACAGCTTTACAATCGTCCTATAGTGCTCCGGTATCCTGGTAGTGCCGTCACCGCGCGTCCCTTCTCCACATCATGCAGTTCTTCCATGGCGGCCACTCGAATTCGAACTCCACTTCCCGGGGCTGAAAATACTCGAGATGCTTGCTTAGCGATAGAATGTCGTCGATCAGTTGGAGGTCATGCACCGAGTAGTAGACGAACGT encodes the following:
- a CDS encoding winged helix-turn-helix domain-containing protein, whose amino-acid sequence is MTWMNEPKGGAGMGPNMMQDMMHKGMGMCKEVMDNSMYATPEIRALFEDWSLDVEKQIIGHLADEDNVDVNELADKVGVSLNSLFFFLTRLANKGKIRVQDVKMELIDPE